A genome region from Musa acuminata AAA Group cultivar baxijiao chromosome BXJ3-5, Cavendish_Baxijiao_AAA, whole genome shotgun sequence includes the following:
- the LOC135639127 gene encoding uncharacterized protein LOC135639127 — MVGRPFKGEGEKRAKCTEEERVDWSNLDMNILELIADQLTIDIADYIRFHGVCKTWHAVNHHGLTHPPQLPWLLMRCDYDINRLIFYSFSDETFHSIRPPTNDEHIIGSCDGWLVLDHKTSRFLSLLNPLTGAHIHLPALPSYLINIEDYYLSILKIAISSNPSMYDHDCIIVIISTLNDALFSIRLREDGLWTLLDDRSKYHDVTYFKGNLYTVDEIAQVFIFNSFFEKVAIDGPQRETNNLLWQFAELSNELIVLRNILIENSVDHAMENLTILTTERIDILKLNMKGLVPSLEEAKSIGNHILFLGVNSRSISCPISQYPHGKHDTIYIHHVYIMDDDKEQDIYCRHGIYDLENASFMPTPHNGFERICTGMLPMWFTPSLF; from the coding sequence ATGGTTGGAAGACCTTTTAAGGGTGAAGGAGAAAAGAGAGCTAAATGCACAGAAGAGGAAAGAGTTGATTGGTCAAATCTCGATATGAATATACTGGAACTCATTGCCGATCAACTCACCATCGACATTGCTGATTATATTCGTTTTCATGGCGTCTGCAAGACATGGCACGCTGTCAACCACCATGGTCTCACGCACCCTCCTCAACTCCCATGGTTGCTCATGAGATGTGACTACGATATCAATCGTCTCATCTTCTACTCCTTCTCAGATGAAACATTTCACTCAATTCGACCTCCAACAAATGATGAACACATCATTGGCTCATGTGATGGATGGCTAGTCCTTGATCATAAAACTTCTCGATTCCTTTCTCTCCTAAATCCTCTCACAGGTGCTCATATCCATCTCCCAGCGCTCCCGAGTTATTTAATAAACATTGAAGATTATTACCTATCCATATTGAAGATTGCAATATCTTCAAACCCATCAATGTATGATCATGATTGCATCATCGTCATTATCTCCACCTTGAATGATGCGCTTTTCTCTATCCGTTTACGGGAGGATGGTTTATggactttgttggatgataggagcAAGTATCATGATGTCACTTACTTCAAAGGAAACTTATATACTGTAGACGAAATTGCACAGGTGTTCATCTTCAATTCATTCTTTGAGAAAGTGGCTATCGACGGTCCTCAACGGGAAACAAACAACTTGTTATGGCAATTTGCAGAGTTATCAAATGAACTTATAGTCCTTCGAAACATATTGATCGAGAACTCCGTTGACCATGCAATGGAGAATCTTACGATTCTCACGACAGAGAGGATAGATATCCTAAAGTTGAATATGAAAGGTCTAGTGCCATCGCTGGAGGAGGCAAAGAGCATAGGCAATCACATACTTTTCCTAGGTGTTAATTCTCGCTCCATCTCATGCCCAATATCCCAATATCCTCATGGAAAACATGATACTATCTATATACATCATGTTTATATCATGGATGATGATAAAGAACAAGATATATATTGTAGGCATGGAATATATGATTTAGAGAATGCCTCTTTCATGCCAACACCACATAATGGATTTGAAAGGATATGTACTGGAATGTTACCCATGTGGTTTACACCATCCTTATTTTAG
- the LOC135639098 gene encoding glutamate dehydrogenase 1, mitochondrial-like isoform X1 → MNALVATNRNFKQAAKLLGLDSKLEKSLLIPFREIKVECTIPKDDGTLASFVGFRVQHDNARGPMKGGIRYHHEVDPDEVNALAQLMTWKTAVANIPYGGAKGGIGCSPGELSHSELERLTRVFTQKIHDLIGIHTDVPAPDMGTNPQTMAWILDEYSKFHGYSPAVVTGKPVDLGGSLGREAATGRGVLFATEALLAEYGKSIKDQRFVIQGFGNVGSWAAQLISAAGGKVIAVSDVTGAIKNNEGLDIEKLLKHSVENLGIRGFSGGESIDLSSLLTEDCDVLIPAALGGVINRENANDIMAKFIIEAANHPTDPEADEILSKKGVVILPDIYANSGGVTVSYFEWVQNIQGFMWDEEKVNAELKTYMTRGFKDMKEMCRAHNCDLRMGAFTLGVNRVARATVLRGWEA, encoded by the exons ATGAATGCACTGGTTGCAACAAATAGAAATTTTAAGCAGGCTGCTAAGCTGCTGGGTTTGGACTCTAAACTGGAGAAAAGTTTGCTCATTCCCTTTAGAGAGATCAAG GTTGAGTGCACAATTCCAAAAGATGATGGTACTTTAGCATCTTTTGTGGGATTCAGGGTGCAGCATGATAATGCTAGGGGTCCTATGAAGGGAGGAATCAGATACCATCATGAG GTTGATCCAGATGAAGTTAATGCCTTGGCACAATTAATGACTTGGAAAACAGCTGTAGCTAATATTCCATATGGGGGAGCTAAAGGTGGAATAGGATGCAGTCCAGGTGAACTTAGCCATTCGGAACTTGAGAGACTTACTAGAGTTTTCACGCAGAAGATACATGATTTAATTGGCATACATACTGATGTTCCAGCACCTGATATGGGAACTAACCCACAG ACAATGGCTTGGATACTCGATGAGTACTCAAAGTTTCATGGCTACTCACCAGCTGTTGTGACTGGAAAACCTGTT gaTCTTGGTGGATCACTTGGGAGAGAAGCAGCTACTGGAAGGGGGGTGCTGTTTGCAACAGAGGCCCTGCTTGCAGAGTATGGAAAGAGCATTAAAGATCAACGCTTTGTAATACAG GGCTTTGGTAACGTTGGTTCTTGGGCGGCCCAACTTATCAGTGCAGCTGGTGGCAAGGTGATTGCTGTTAGTGATGTTACAGGGGCAATCAAGAACAATGAAGGTCTGGACATTGAAAAACTACTAAAACACTCTGTGGAGAATCTAGGAATCAGAGGCTTCAGTGGTGGAGAATCAATTGATCTGAGTTCCTTGCTAACTGAAGATTGTGATGTTCTTATTCCAGCAGCGCTTGGGGGTGTGATAAACAG GGAAAATGCTAATGATATAATGGCCAAATTCATCATCGAGGCAGCAAATCATCCAACTGATCCAGAGGCTGATGAG ATCTTATCAAAGAAAGGTGTGGTTATTCTTCCGGACATATATGCAAATTCTGGTGGTGTTACTGTGAGTTACTTTGAGTGGGTTCAG AATATCCAAGGATTCATGTGGGATGAAGAGAAGGTTAATGCTGAGCTCAAAACATACATGACCAGAGGCTTCAAAGACATGAAGGAGATGTGCAGAGCACACAACTGCGATCTCCGCATGGGAGCATTTACCCTTGGAGTCAATCGAGTTGCACGAGCTACCGTTCTTCGAGGATGGGAAGCTTGA
- the LOC135639098 gene encoding glutamate dehydrogenase 1, mitochondrial-like isoform X2: MKGGIRYHHEVDPDEVNALAQLMTWKTAVANIPYGGAKGGIGCSPGELSHSELERLTRVFTQKIHDLIGIHTDVPAPDMGTNPQTMAWILDEYSKFHGYSPAVVTGKPVDLGGSLGREAATGRGVLFATEALLAEYGKSIKDQRFVIQGFGNVGSWAAQLISAAGGKVIAVSDVTGAIKNNEGLDIEKLLKHSVENLGIRGFSGGESIDLSSLLTEDCDVLIPAALGGVINRENANDIMAKFIIEAANHPTDPEADEILSKKGVVILPDIYANSGGVTVSYFEWVQNIQGFMWDEEKVNAELKTYMTRGFKDMKEMCRAHNCDLRMGAFTLGVNRVARATVLRGWEA; encoded by the exons ATGAAGGGAGGAATCAGATACCATCATGAG GTTGATCCAGATGAAGTTAATGCCTTGGCACAATTAATGACTTGGAAAACAGCTGTAGCTAATATTCCATATGGGGGAGCTAAAGGTGGAATAGGATGCAGTCCAGGTGAACTTAGCCATTCGGAACTTGAGAGACTTACTAGAGTTTTCACGCAGAAGATACATGATTTAATTGGCATACATACTGATGTTCCAGCACCTGATATGGGAACTAACCCACAG ACAATGGCTTGGATACTCGATGAGTACTCAAAGTTTCATGGCTACTCACCAGCTGTTGTGACTGGAAAACCTGTT gaTCTTGGTGGATCACTTGGGAGAGAAGCAGCTACTGGAAGGGGGGTGCTGTTTGCAACAGAGGCCCTGCTTGCAGAGTATGGAAAGAGCATTAAAGATCAACGCTTTGTAATACAG GGCTTTGGTAACGTTGGTTCTTGGGCGGCCCAACTTATCAGTGCAGCTGGTGGCAAGGTGATTGCTGTTAGTGATGTTACAGGGGCAATCAAGAACAATGAAGGTCTGGACATTGAAAAACTACTAAAACACTCTGTGGAGAATCTAGGAATCAGAGGCTTCAGTGGTGGAGAATCAATTGATCTGAGTTCCTTGCTAACTGAAGATTGTGATGTTCTTATTCCAGCAGCGCTTGGGGGTGTGATAAACAG GGAAAATGCTAATGATATAATGGCCAAATTCATCATCGAGGCAGCAAATCATCCAACTGATCCAGAGGCTGATGAG ATCTTATCAAAGAAAGGTGTGGTTATTCTTCCGGACATATATGCAAATTCTGGTGGTGTTACTGTGAGTTACTTTGAGTGGGTTCAG AATATCCAAGGATTCATGTGGGATGAAGAGAAGGTTAATGCTGAGCTCAAAACATACATGACCAGAGGCTTCAAAGACATGAAGGAGATGTGCAGAGCACACAACTGCGATCTCCGCATGGGAGCATTTACCCTTGGAGTCAATCGAGTTGCACGAGCTACCGTTCTTCGAGGATGGGAAGCTTGA